Proteins encoded in a region of the Anopheles aquasalis chromosome 2, idAnoAquaMG_Q_19, whole genome shotgun sequence genome:
- the LOC126569290 gene encoding ribonuclease H1 has product MFVRRWIAVLPQIMPFYAVAKGRAVGIYKTWPECEAQVKGFTGARYKKFSTQTEATEFIREFGGGGSLASVRQFSTSTTKRSLPPFEDSGTAGQPLNKKQRKAILRESKPKPVLKMARYGKHSFQQDQDGYVHVYTDGSCEGNGQPNAAAGLGVYFDEGHALNTSKPVSGRATNNCGEIQAASEAIRRAREQGVERLAINTDSKFLIDATTQWMPGWKQRGWTLASGGPVKNKADFMELDREMNTGNMSIKFNHVDAHSGIVGNERADQLARKGSEMYRAERRNTGNRR; this is encoded by the exons ATGTTTGTTCGTCGGTGGATCGCTGTGTTACCACAAATTATGCCGTTCTATGCGGTAGCCAAGGGCCGGGCGGTGGGCATATACAAAACATG GCCGGAATGTGAGGCACAGGTCAAAGGATTCACCGGCGCTCGGTATAAAAAGTTCAGCACGCAAACGGAGGCCACGGAGTTTATTCGAGAGTTCGGAGGCGGAGGTTCTCTAGCATCAGTGCGACAGTTTTCTACATCGACCACAAAGCGGAGTTTGCCACCATTCGAGGATAGCGGAACTGCTGGTCAACCgttgaacaaaaaacagaGGAAAGCGATCCTTCGTGAGTCCAAACCGAAGCCGGTGCTTAAGATGGCCAGGTACGGAAAGCACTCCTTCCAGCAGGATCAAGACGGCTATGTGCACGTGTACACCGACGGGTCGTGCGAGGGCAACGGACAGCCAAATGCGGCCGCCGGTTTGGGCGTTTACTTTGACGAGGGTCACGCACT AAACACCTCAAAACCGGTCAGCGGAAGGGCGACGAACAATTGCGGCGAAATACAGGCCGCTTCGGAGGCCATTCGTAGGGCGCGGGAGCAAGGCGTGGAACGGCTGGCGATCAACACGGACTCCAAGTTTCTCATCGATGCCACCACGCAATGGATGCCAGGTTGGAAGCAGCGCGGCTGGACGCTGGCCAGCGGAGGACCGGTAAAGAACAAGGCGGACTTTATGGAATTGGACCGCGAGATGAACACCGGTAACATGTCGATCAAGTTCAATCATGTCGATGCGCACAGTGGTATCGTGGGTAACGAGCGTGCCGATCAGTTGGCGCGCAAGGGATCGGAAATGTATCGAGCGGAGCGTCGGAACACCGGCAATCGTCGTTGA
- the LOC126576259 gene encoding uncharacterized protein LOC126576259, with product MQVYQRWSALSSSDQTVNVLQLLVDMTGFQYVLHEEDVDLLRQNARNFEEERIINAPFEAYEFLKHPKHLANLDEFCRNLIVRPCNELLANNECINSMITLTLAFCASKQDECVMVGTFFGSIQLEYLCAAQRTLLGDLERAIAIRDGERQQLLQRKQRYIDDICISLFRYCRAGLSFEQLCVPLTERFCRLLITFSDRIVLHYNELQILADIMKVKCKKALLIVLRCLKDLLDNEPADERLQNRVALFILCEADLLVRVMYAYKQLELSVLNLLLKAHRQIGTQVFSEDVATKIAFRIFTASQEPVVNTSIDLLTRYYTAITPADELECKMLVDLLQVFQAHELPLATLDRVVEKLWIKGFFKRFEAIFQLLMSLDISVDTFLAKCVVHTIAHCHEMLVDDIKEKISPDPHRVTLGTRWGRIRERILSFVAVYPKTLRDISVHPEHFVLLLNPLQPEYNEYYGMCGVNCEAYCVEVFYKTLLPIALDCGSFSVLYHTLATIYRYDRIMHISEEIWQKLTNEYADNFFCVRSHLRRYNLGIDRRLMNSYDAAITRLCVLIEINSFSRDIDTLVEYLANDLRLLERMELSIEGEMIFFRLYKNTLYVLVNRWLENPAEFPAAMTERVIGRRVGVLMTELVSRLQTTIDLEFSGAMHLIVAFCDLMILLQPSSQIHQMTETGNIVFQVEETLLETLGSAVEWHVFNNTDPDTLKTLLSQRKHLLGKYIAMYRLHGSLPHSMGPSHVVLHYGRENEFEMELEQLLLITFRAAVNNRFNDIISHAFLSCFLTRGNIMKGKVFIDKIHEYQLKCLPDENSSAYSFGILRSIAQLLLEQNDTHNGGNKNSIFPKVLKAIKPWTLKLPTGTRKEL from the exons ATG CAAGTTTACCAAAGATGGAGTGCGCTGTCCAGCAGTGACCAGACGGTCAACGTGCTGCAGCTTCTGGTCGACATGACCGGTTTCCAGTACGTGCTCCATGAAGAAGATGTCGATCTCCTACGCCAGAATGCACGTAACTTTGAAGAAGAACGAATTATAAATGCG CCTTTCGAGGCGTATGAGTTTCTAAAACACCCGAAACATCTCGCCAACCTCGACGAGTTTTGCCGTAACCTCATCGTGCGTCCCTGCAACGAGCTGCTTGCCAACAATGAGTGCATTAACTCGATGATCACCCTGACGCTCGCCTTCTGCGCCAGCAAGCAGGACGAGTGCGTAATGGTCGGAACGTTCTTCGGTAGCATCCAGCTGGAGTATCTCTGCGCAGCACAACGCACACTTTTAGGCGACTTGGAGCGAGCTATCGCTATACGCGACGGTGAACGGCAGCAGCTATTGCAGCGCAAGCAACGGTACATAGACGATATTTGCATCTCGCTGTTCCGGTACTGCCGGGCCGGATTAAGCTTCGAGCAGCTCTGTGTACCACTGACAGAGCGGTTCTGTCGTCTACTCATCACTTTTTCCGACCGAATCGTGTTGCACTACAACGAGTTACAGATTCTGGCCGATATTATGAAGGTGAAATGCAAAAAGGCCCTGCTGATCGTGCTGCGCTGTCTCAAGGATCTGTTAGACAACGAACCGGCGGATGAGAGGCTGCAAAATCGCGTCGCTCTTTTCATACTTTGCGAGGCGGACCTGCTTGTTCGTGTGATGTATGCTTACAAGCAGCTGGAACTGTCTGTTCTTAATCTGCTGCTAAAAGCACACCG ACAAATTGGCACTCAAGTATTCTCCGAAGATGTGGCAACAAAGATTGCGTTCAGGATTTTCACTGCCTCTCAAGAGCCGGTGGTCAATACATCGATCGACCTGCTCACACGGTACTACACTGCCATCACACCGGCGGATGAGCTGGAGTGTAAGATGCTTGTGGATTTGCTGCAAGTGTTCCAAGCGCATGAGCTACCACTCGCCACACTGGATCGGGTAGTCGAGAAGCTGTGGATCAAAGGGTTCTTCAAGCGTTTCGAAGCTATCTTCCAGTTGCTGATGAGCTTGGATATCTCGGTCGACACGTTCCTCGCCAAGTGCGTTGTGCATACGATCGCACACTGCCACGAGATGCTGGTCGACGATATCAAGGAAAAGATATCTCCTGACCCACACCGAGTCACACTGGGGACTCGTTGGGGCCGCATTCGGGAACGCATCCTGAGCTTCGTCGCTGTCTATCCAAAGACCTTGCGCGACATCTCGGTTCATCCGGAACACTTTGTGTTGCTCCTGAATCCGCTGCAACCAGAGTACAATGAATATTATGGCATGTGTGGAGTAAATTGTGAGGCGTATTGTGTGGAAGTATTTTACAAAACGCTTCTACCGATTGCCCTCGACTGTGGTTCGTTCTCCGTACTGTATCACACTCTTGCCACAATCTATCGCTACGATCGGATCATGCACATCTCGGAAGAGATCTGGCAGAAGTTGACGAATGAATACGCCGACAATTTCTTCTGTGTGCGCAGCCACCTGAGACGTTACAACCTG GGGATCGACAGACGTCTCATGAACAGCTACGATGCCGCCATTACTCGCTTGTGCGTGCTGATTGAAATTAACAGTTTTTCGCGCGATATCGACACGCTGGTCGAATACCTGGCCAACGATCTTCGGTTGCTCGAGCGAATGGAACTGAGCATCGAAGGGGAGATGATCTTCTTCCGGCtctacaaaaacacactctaTGTCCTCGTGAATCGTTGGCTAGAGAATCCTGCCGAGTTCCCTGCGGCTATGACGGAACGAGTCATAGGACGTCGCGTAGGGGTCCTGATGACGGAACTGGTTTCGCGGCTTCAAACGACGATCGACCTGGAGTTCAGTGGAGCGATGCATTTGATCGTTGCCTTTTGTGATCTGATGATCCTGCTGCAGCCTTCCTCACAGATCCATCAGATGACCGAGACAGGCAACATCGTGTTTCAGGTTGAAGAGACACTATTAGAAACACTGGGGAGCGCTGTTGAATGGCACGTTTTCAATAATACTGATCCCG ATACATTAAAAACACTGCTTTCGCAGAGGAAACATCTGCTTGGCAAGTACATTGCAATGTACCGATTGCACGGAAGCTTACCACATTCAATGGGTCCCAGCCACGTTGTGTTGCACTATGGTCGAGAAAACGAATTTGaaatggagctggagcaaCTGCTGCTCATCACATTCCGTGCAGCAGTCAACAATCGCTTtaacgatatcataagccatGCTTTCCTTAGCTGTTTTCTCACCCGGGGTAACATAATGAAAGGAAAG GTTTTCATAGACAAGATTCACGAATATCAGCTCAAATGCTTGCCCGACGAGAATTCCAGCGCGTATTCATTTGGAATTCTACGTTCCATAGCCCAACTTTTGCTGGAACAGAATGATACGCACAACGGTGGAAATAAAAACTCCATCTTTCCTAAGGTTTTGAAAGCCATCAAACCGTGGACGCTAAAACTGCCTACAGGAACTCGTAAAGAACTGTAA